GTAGCCAAGGTGAAAGCTTTTAGATGCTTAATGTTGTTGGGTTAGAGTTTACCTTAAAGATTTCAAACGATTTGAAGGCTCATGGTTATGATTTCTCCTTACGGCTTAAGCTTAATGTCTCGCGCTTTTTTTGCATATTCAGCTGCCTTTTTCGAATTTCCTTGTACTTTGTAGATTTGTGTCAGCTTGCGATAAAGAAATACTACATTGGGATTATCCTCACCTAATAGCTTAATATTGATTTTAAGCGCTTGATTGATGAACTTAGCTGCTTGCTCTAAATTTCCTTGTTTTTGGTAGATTGACCCTAGATCATCATAAACTAATGCCACGGAGGAATGATTTATTCCGTAACATCTAATATTAATTTCGAGTGCTTTTTTAATATATTTAGCCGCCTGTTCCAAATCTCCTTCTTCTTGGTAAACCTGGCCTAAATTATCGTAATCTCTTGCTACAGCAAGGTGTTTTTCACCAAAAACTTTAAGGTCAATGGCTAGCGCTTTTTTGCTATAATCGGCCGCTTGCTTCAAATTGCCTTGGGTTTTATAGATTAGTCCTATGTTATTATAAAATTTTGCCACATTAGGATGATTTTCACCAAAAAGCTTAAGGCGAATGTCAAGAGCTTTCTTAGTATATTTAACCGCCTGTTCTGAATTACCTTGCTCCTTGTAAATACTGCCCAAATTATTGTAAGAGTTTGCCACAGTGGGATGATTTTCACCAAAAAGCTTAAGGCAAATGTCAAGAGCTTTCTTAGTATATTCAGCCGCTTGTTCTAAATTACCTTGCCCTTGGTAAATTTGTCCTAAGTTACCATAAGAGATTGCCACAGTGGGATGATTTTCACCACAAAGCTTAAGGTGAATGTCAAGAGCTTTCTTAGTATATTTAACCGCCTGTTCTAAATTACCTTGCCCCTTGTAAAAGATGCCCAAGTTATTGTAAGAGTTTGCCACATTAGGATGATTTTCACCAAAAAGCTCAAGGCAAATGTCAAGAGCTTTCTTAGTATATTCAACCGTCTGTTCTAGATTACCTTGCCCTTGGTAAATTTGGCCTAAATTATTGTAAGAGGTTGCCACAGTGGGATGATTTTCACCAAAAAGCTTAAGGCGAATGGCAAGAGCTTTCTTAGTATATTCAACCGCCTGTTCTGAATTACCTTGCTCCTTGTAAATGCTGCCCAAATTATTGTAAGAGGTTGCTATAGTGGGGTGGTTTTCACCAAAAATTTTGAAGTTAATGTCAAAAGCTTTCTTAGTATATTCAACCGCCTGTTCTAAATTACCTTGCCCTTGGTAAATTTGGCTTAAATTATTGTAAGGGTTTGCTACAGTGGGATGATTTTTACCAAAAAGCTTGAAGTTAATGGCAAGAGCTTTCTTAGTATATTCAATCGCCTGTTCTGAATTACCTTGCTCCTTGTAAATGATGCCCAAATTATTGTAAGAGGTTGCTACAGTGGGATGATTT
This is a stretch of genomic DNA from Neochlamydia sp. AcF84. It encodes these proteins:
- a CDS encoding tetratricopeptide repeat protein, which gives rise to PTVATSYNNLGIIYKEQGNLEQAVEYTKKALDIHLKLFGENHPIVANSYNNLGIIYKGQGNLEQAVEYTKKALNINFKIFGENHPTVAISYGNLGQICQGQGNLEQAAEYTKKALDICLKLFGENHPTVANSYNNLGSIYKEQGNSEQAVEYTKKALDIHLKLFGENHPTVATSYNNLGIIYKEQGNLEQAVEYTKKALDINFKIFGENHPTVATSYNNLGSLYKEQGNSEQAIEYTKKALDINFKLFGENHPTVATSYNNLGIIYKGQGNLEQAFEYTKKALDINFKIFGENHPTVATSYNNLGIIYKEQGNSEQAIEYTKKALAINFKLFGKNHPTVANPYNNLSQIYQGQGNLEQAVEYTKKAFDINFKIFGENHPTIATSYNNLGSIYKEQGNSEQAVEYTKKALAIRLKLFGENHPTVATSYNNLGQIYQGQGNLEQTVEYTKKALDICLELFGENHPNVANSYNNLGIFYKGQGNLEQAVKYTKKALDIHLKLCGENHPTVAISYGNLGQIYQGQGNLEQAAEYTKKALDICLKLFGENHPTVANSYNNLGSIYKEQGNSEQAVKYTKKALDIRLKLFGENHPNVAKFYNNIGLIYKTQGNLKQAADYSKKALAIDLKVFGEKHLAVARDYDNLGQVYQEEGDLEQAAKYIKKALEINIRCYGINHSSVALVYDDLGSIYQKQGNLEQAAKFINQALKINIKLLGEDNPNVVFLYRKLTQIYKVQGNSKKAAEYAKKARDIKLKP